In Rhizobium leguminosarum, one genomic interval encodes:
- a CDS encoding cytochrome P450 codes for MSEQSLPTLPMWRINHIVPSPEMLALRANGPIHRVRFPSGHEGWWVTGYDEAKAVLSDAAFRPSGMPPAAFTPATVILGSPGWLGSHEGSEHARLRTVVAPAFSNRRVKLLAQQVETIAAQLFDTLAAQTQPADLRRHLSFPLPAIVISALMGVPYDDHAFFAGLSDEVMTHQHESGLRSAARLAWEKLRAYIRGKMQDKRQAPGDNLLTDLLAAVDQGKATEEEAIGLAAGMLVAGHESTVAQIEFGLLAMFRHPQQRERLVGDPSLVDKAVEEILRLYPPGAGWDGIMRYPRTDVTIAGVHIPAESKVLVGLPATSFDPRHFEHPEVFDIERDENPHLAFSYGPHYCIGMAVARLELKVVFGSVFQRFPALRLAVTPEELKLRREIITGGFDEFPVLW; via the coding sequence ATGTCCGAACAATCCTTGCCGACGCTGCCGATGTGGCGCATCAATCACATCGTGCCCTCGCCCGAGATGTTGGCGTTACGCGCCAACGGTCCGATCCACCGCGTGCGCTTCCCGTCCGGGCACGAAGGCTGGTGGGTGACAGGCTACGACGAAGCTAAGGCCGTACTGTCCGACGCGGCGTTCCGGCCCTCGGGAATGCCGCCGGCGGCATTCACCCCGGCTACGGTGATTCTCGGTTCGCCGGGGTGGCTGGGCTCGCACGAGGGCAGCGAGCATGCCCGGTTACGCACGGTCGTGGCGCCGGCCTTCAGCAACCGCAGGGTGAAGCTGCTCGCCCAGCAGGTCGAGACGATCGCCGCGCAGTTGTTCGACACGCTGGCGGCCCAGACCCAGCCCGCCGACCTGCGCCGTCACCTCTCCTTTCCACTTCCGGCCATCGTCATCAGCGCATTGATGGGCGTGCCCTACGATGATCACGCCTTTTTCGCCGGGCTGTCCGACGAGGTGATGACGCACCAGCATGAAAGCGGCCTTCGTAGCGCGGCGCGCCTGGCGTGGGAAAAATTGCGCGCCTACATTCGCGGCAAGATGCAAGACAAACGCCAGGCTCCGGGCGATAACCTGCTGACGGATCTGCTCGCGGCGGTCGACCAGGGCAAGGCGACCGAGGAAGAGGCGATCGGCCTGGCAGCGGGCATGCTGGTGGCGGGGCACGAGAGCACCGTCGCGCAGATCGAATTCGGCCTGCTGGCCATGTTCCGCCATCCGCAACAGCGCGAACGTCTGGTCGGCGATCCATCTTTGGTGGACAAGGCAGTGGAGGAAATCCTGCGCTTGTACCCGCCGGGCGCCGGCTGGGACGGCATCATGCGCTATCCAAGGACCGACGTGACCATCGCGGGCGTGCATATTCCCGCGGAGAGCAAGGTGCTGGTCGGCCTGCCGGCGACGTCGTTCGATCCACGCCATTTCGAGCACCCAGAAGTCTTCGACATCGAACGCGACGAAAACCCGCACCTGGCGTTCTCCTACGGCCCCCACTACTGCATCGGCATGGCGGTGGCTAGGCTGGAACTCAAGGTGGTATTCGGTTCGGTCTTCCAGCGTTTTCCCGCGTTGCGCCTGGCCGTGACTCCCGAAGAACTGAAGCTGCGCAGGGAGATCATCACCGGCGGGTTCGATGAGTTCCCGGTGCTCTGGTGA
- a CDS encoding transposase has product MDGPEADIAGWSAEILGGAIALCLTLRIVYWLALRQTQGLMRSVAALMGLDIAVPDFSTLSRRSKGLALPSPSHNIRSGRSDCRHHRLEGLRRGRVAGNKHKTKAKRKRWCKLHGTVRNSVREAGSSLIEEPFAEDDGELGFGLEPFAGRTFPVFGRVVQN; this is encoded by the coding sequence ATGGACGGCCCGGAGGCGGACATCGCGGGGTGGTCAGCCGAAATTCTCGGTGGCGCGATTGCGTTGTGTTTGACGCTGCGCATCGTCTACTGGCTGGCGCTACGCCAGACCCAAGGCTTGATGCGCAGTGTCGCGGCGCTGATGGGGTTGGATATTGCCGTGCCTGACTTCTCTACCCTGTCTCGCCGGAGCAAAGGGCTGGCGTTGCCGTCCCCGAGCCACAACATCAGGTCCGGTCGATCTGATTGTCGACATCACCGGCTTGAAGGTCTTCGGCGAGGGCGAGTGGCTGGAAACAAGCACAAAACCAAGGCCAAACGCAAAAGATGGTGCAAACTGCACGGGACTGTCAGGAATTCTGTGCGTGAGGCCGGTTCGTCATTGATTGAAGAACCGTTCGCCGAAGACGACGGCGAATTGGGTTTTGGCCTCGAACCATTCGCAGGGCGGACGTTTCCAGTCTTCGGCCGCGTGGTTCAAAACTAA
- a CDS encoding IS256-like element ISRle12 family transposase, with protein MAIDKELLDQLLAGRDPSEVFSKDGLLDDLRKALSERILHAELDEHLDDEQAEGNANRRNGSSKKTVLTGMSKMTLSIPRDRAGTFDPKLIAKYQRRFPDFDHKIISMYARGLTVREIQGHIEEIYGIEVSPDLVSAVTNAVLEEVGEWQNRPLELCYPLVFFDAIRVKIRDEGFVRNKAVYIALAVLADGTKEILGLWIEQTEGAKFWLRVMNELKNRGCQDILIAVVDGLKGFPEAITAAFPQTIVQTCIVHLIRHSLEFVSWKDRKPVVPALRAIYRAKDAEAGMKALEAFETGYWGQKYPAIAQSWRRNWEHVIPFFAFPEGVRRIIYTTNAIEALNSKLRRAVRSRDHFPSHDAAMKLLYLVLNHAAEDWKRPPCEWFEAKTQFAVVFGERFFNQ; from the coding sequence ATGGCTATCGACAAGGAACTTCTGGACCAGCTTTTGGCTGGGCGCGATCCGTCTGAGGTGTTCAGCAAGGATGGCTTGCTCGACGATCTGAGGAAGGCGCTTTCGGAGCGCATTCTCCATGCCGAGTTGGACGAGCATCTCGATGACGAACAGGCGGAGGGCAATGCCAATCGCCGCAACGGTTCTTCGAAGAAGACGGTGCTGACAGGTATGTCGAAGATGACGCTGTCGATCCCGCGCGACCGGGCCGGGACCTTCGATCCGAAGCTGATCGCGAAATACCAGCGTCGCTTCCCGGACTTTGATCACAAGATCATCTCGATGTATGCGCGCGGCCTGACGGTGCGGGAGATCCAGGGTCATATCGAAGAAATCTATGGCATCGAGGTGTCGCCGGATCTGGTCTCTGCGGTCACCAATGCTGTTCTCGAGGAAGTTGGGGAATGGCAGAACCGGCCGCTCGAGCTTTGCTATCCGCTCGTGTTCTTCGATGCAATCCGGGTCAAGATCAGGGATGAGGGCTTCGTCCGCAACAAGGCCGTCTATATCGCGCTTGCCGTTCTGGCGGACGGTACCAAGGAAATCCTCGGCCTGTGGATCGAGCAGACGGAAGGCGCGAAGTTCTGGCTGCGGGTGATGAACGAGCTGAAGAACCGGGGCTGCCAGGATATCCTGATTGCCGTCGTCGACGGGCTGAAAGGCTTTCCAGAGGCGATCACCGCTGCTTTCCCGCAGACGATCGTCCAGACCTGCATCGTGCATCTCATCCGCCATTCGCTCGAATTCGTGTCCTGGAAAGATCGAAAGCCGGTCGTCCCGGCGCTGCGGGCAATCTACCGCGCCAAGGACGCAGAGGCCGGAATGAAGGCGCTTGAGGCGTTCGAAACCGGATACTGGGGTCAAAAATATCCTGCCATCGCTCAGAGCTGGCGGCGCAACTGGGAACACGTCATTCCCTTCTTCGCCTTTCCCGAAGGCGTGCGTCGGATCATCTACACGACCAACGCCATCGAAGCGCTGAACTCTAAACTCCGGCGGGCCGTCCGCTCGCGTGACCATTTCCCCAGTCACGATGCCGCCATGAAGCTGTTATACTTAGTTTTGAACCACGCGGCCGAAGACTGGAAACGTCCGCCCTGCGAATGGTTCGAGGCCAAAACCCAATTCGCCGTCGTCTTCGGCGAACGGTTCTTCAATCAATGA
- a CDS encoding M16 family metallopeptidase, producing MERFPDSTSLRRSGPTWFLATVALVASFASSAYADTSSTSWPQTQSDIQADSNVHFGTLANGMRFAIMRNATPPGQAAIRFRIGSGSLDEHDDQQGLAHFLEHMAFKGSTHVPEGEMIRILQRKGLAFGPDTNAYTGYDETVYMLDLPEVDADTVSTGLKLMRETASELTLDASAFDRERGVILSEERLRDTPQYRAGLEIMNSRLAGKRATMRAPIGKTDIISNAPVDLVRDYYRANYRPDRATLVVVGDIDPAAMELEIRQRFGDWKAAVPTPAKPDPGTLETKGESADVLVVPGGMTNVQIAWTRPYDAAPDTFAKRRTQLIEDLGLLVLKRRVSTIASKADAPFISADVGFEDLLNSAHVVLIAANSEPDKWQAALAAIDQEQRRIEEFGVAQAELDREILEYRSFLQAAAAGAATRTTTDIASMLASSVDDNQVFTSPAEDLSLFETITKAVTAAEVNQALRHAFSGNGPQVVLQTAQSPEGGADAVRQVYDASNAVAVSAPSAATDVAWPYTHFGEPGAVVERRAVDDLGVTMVRFSNGVRLTVKPTKLRANQVLVREDIGRGRLDLPQDRPALIWASPAVVQSGVKAMDYQDIENALTANIVRINFSVGDSSFGFDGRTRTEDLATQLQLMTAYTADPAYRPEAFKRVQQAYLSGLDQYQATPGGVVSRDFGGLVHSGDPRWTFPDRAELSAAKPDDFEAVFRPMVSNGPIDITIVGDVTVDDAIRMTAETFGALPPRPEAALSNDRDDVRFPATTEKPVLQTHNGRADNAAAAVGASIGDLLSDLPRSFTANIATQIFQNRLFDQFRIAEGASYVLEGDANLSREIPGYGYAYFYVETDPAKVARFYALVDETANDLRSHDVSEDELARAREPIIETLKHQQQSNEYWIEYLRGAQTDARRLERIRDSLSGYDKVTVEDIRAFAGTYFSPEKFWKFEVLPATAR from the coding sequence GTGGAACGTTTTCCCGACAGCACTTCGTTAAGGCGCAGTGGTCCCACCTGGTTTCTCGCGACGGTCGCTCTTGTCGCAAGCTTCGCGTCGTCGGCCTATGCGGACACCTCGTCGACGTCCTGGCCACAGACGCAAAGCGACATCCAGGCCGACTCCAACGTCCATTTCGGCACGCTTGCCAACGGCATGCGGTTTGCGATCATGCGCAATGCCACGCCGCCCGGGCAGGCCGCGATCCGCTTTCGCATCGGCTCCGGTTCGCTCGACGAACACGACGACCAGCAGGGCCTGGCGCATTTTCTAGAGCACATGGCCTTCAAGGGTTCGACGCATGTCCCCGAAGGGGAGATGATCCGCATCCTGCAGCGCAAGGGCTTGGCCTTTGGGCCTGATACCAACGCCTATACCGGTTATGATGAGACCGTCTATATGCTCGATTTGCCCGAGGTCGATGCTGACACGGTCTCGACGGGCCTGAAGCTGATGCGCGAGACGGCGAGCGAGCTGACCCTCGATGCCAGCGCCTTCGATCGCGAACGCGGCGTCATCCTGTCGGAGGAGCGGTTGCGCGACACGCCGCAATATCGCGCAGGGCTCGAAATCATGAATTCGCGGCTCGCCGGCAAGCGCGCGACCATGCGCGCGCCCATCGGCAAAACCGACATTATCAGCAATGCGCCGGTAGACCTCGTCCGTGATTATTACCGGGCCAATTACCGGCCTGATCGGGCAACGCTGGTGGTGGTGGGCGATATCGATCCCGCAGCCATGGAACTTGAAATCCGGCAGCGCTTCGGCGACTGGAAGGCCGCGGTTCCGACGCCTGCAAAACCGGATCCCGGCACATTGGAGACGAAAGGCGAAAGCGCCGACGTCCTCGTCGTTCCCGGCGGCATGACCAATGTGCAGATCGCCTGGACGCGTCCTTATGATGCCGCGCCTGACACATTTGCCAAGCGCCGCACGCAGCTTATCGAGGATCTCGGCCTGTTGGTGCTTAAACGTCGGGTGAGCACTATTGCCAGCAAGGCGGATGCCCCTTTCATCAGTGCGGACGTCGGCTTCGAGGATCTCCTCAATTCCGCCCATGTCGTCCTGATCGCGGCGAATTCCGAGCCGGATAAATGGCAGGCGGCGCTCGCGGCCATCGACCAGGAACAGCGACGTATCGAGGAGTTCGGCGTTGCGCAGGCTGAACTCGATCGTGAAATCCTCGAATATCGCTCGTTCCTCCAGGCTGCCGCCGCCGGAGCCGCGACGCGCACGACCACCGACATCGCTTCCATGCTGGCCAGCAGCGTCGATGACAATCAGGTCTTCACGTCGCCCGCCGAAGACCTTTCGCTGTTCGAGACGATCACGAAGGCCGTCACGGCAGCCGAGGTCAATCAGGCGCTGCGGCATGCCTTCTCCGGCAACGGTCCGCAGGTCGTGCTGCAGACGGCCCAATCACCTGAGGGCGGAGCCGACGCGGTTCGGCAGGTCTACGATGCGTCAAATGCGGTTGCCGTCTCGGCACCATCCGCTGCAACTGACGTCGCCTGGCCCTACACCCATTTCGGCGAGCCGGGCGCCGTGGTCGAACGCCGCGCCGTCGACGATCTCGGCGTGACCATGGTGCGCTTTTCCAATGGCGTCCGCCTTACGGTCAAGCCGACCAAGCTGCGCGCCAACCAAGTGCTGGTGCGCGAAGATATCGGCCGCGGCCGGCTGGACCTGCCGCAGGACCGTCCCGCCCTGATCTGGGCGTCTCCGGCCGTCGTGCAGTCCGGCGTGAAGGCCATGGACTACCAGGATATCGAGAACGCGCTGACGGCCAACATCGTCAGAATCAACTTCTCGGTCGGCGACAGTTCCTTCGGGTTCGACGGTCGTACACGGACTGAAGATCTTGCGACGCAATTGCAATTGATGACGGCATACACCGCCGATCCCGCCTATCGCCCCGAGGCCTTCAAGCGGGTGCAGCAGGCCTATTTGAGCGGCCTCGATCAGTATCAGGCGACCCCCGGCGGCGTTGTCAGTCGCGATTTCGGAGGTCTCGTGCATTCCGGCGATCCGCGCTGGACCTTCCCCGATCGCGCTGAGTTGTCCGCCGCCAAGCCGGACGATTTCGAGGCGGTGTTCCGGCCTATGGTTTCCAACGGCCCGATCGACATCACCATCGTCGGCGACGTAACAGTGGATGACGCTATCCGGATGACGGCTGAAACCTTTGGCGCTTTACCGCCGCGCCCGGAGGCGGCCTTGAGCAACGATCGGGACGACGTGCGCTTTCCGGCGACGACCGAGAAGCCCGTCTTGCAGACCCATAACGGCAGGGCGGATAACGCCGCCGCCGCGGTAGGAGCTTCCATCGGCGATTTGCTCTCCGATCTGCCGCGATCCTTCACCGCCAATATCGCCACCCAGATTTTCCAGAACAGGCTGTTCGACCAGTTTCGTATTGCGGAAGGAGCAAGCTATGTCCTGGAGGGTGACGCGAACCTCTCACGGGAAATCCCGGGCTACGGCTACGCATATTTCTACGTCGAGACCGACCCGGCAAAGGTTGCGCGCTTTTACGCCCTTGTCGACGAGACCGCCAATGATCTGCGGTCGCATGACGTCTCCGAAGACGAGCTCGCGCGCGCCCGGGAACCCATCATCGAGACATTGAAGCATCAGCAGCAGAGCAACGAATATTGGATTGAATATCTGCGCGGCGCGCAGACGGATGCGCGTCGTTTAGAGCGGATACGCGACAGTCTCAGCGGCTACGACAAGGTCACCGTCGAGGATATCCGCGCGTTTGCCGGGACCTATTTCAGCCCGGAAAAATTCTGGAAATTCGAGGTGCTGCCGGCGACGGCGCGATAG
- a CDS encoding IS5 family transposase codes for MPYKHNADRRHHIGKMKFRVTNWREYEAGLRQRGSLTLWVTPEALIGWRAPRRKTRGGQARYSDLAIETALTLGCVFGMRLRQTEGLLHSLLDLMGLKVPVPDHTTLSRRAQKWEPSARRNRPLPNGPLHVLVDSTGLKVYGAGQWLEEKHGVKSRRNWRKLHLAVDADSGEIIAHRLTDQNTDDPSQVAPLLDQVDGEIDQFTADGAYDGKPTYQAILQHSCTATIVIPPRVTAVACCDTGPPGQREKHIAAIASDGRLKWQAVTGYGKRALIETAIGRYKAQIGRRLRARSFAAQQTEAAIGCIALNRMLAGGRPESLRHQVRQA; via the coding sequence ATGCCGTACAAACACAACGCAGATCGTCGTCACCATATCGGAAAGATGAAATTCAGGGTGACGAATTGGCGGGAATACGAAGCAGGTCTGCGTCAGCGTGGTAGCCTGACATTATGGGTAACGCCGGAGGCGCTAATCGGGTGGCGCGCTCCCCGACGCAAGACCCGGGGCGGCCAAGCCCGGTATTCCGATCTCGCAATCGAAACGGCCCTGACGCTGGGTTGCGTTTTCGGAATGCGGCTGCGCCAGACCGAGGGATTGCTACACTCGCTGCTGGATCTCATGGGGCTGAAAGTCCCTGTTCCGGATCATACGACGCTGAGCCGCAGGGCGCAGAAGTGGGAGCCATCAGCCCGACGAAACCGGCCGCTGCCGAACGGCCCGCTGCATGTGCTTGTCGACAGCACGGGATTGAAAGTGTACGGCGCCGGACAATGGCTGGAGGAGAAGCATGGTGTGAAGTCGCGACGGAACTGGCGCAAGCTTCACCTGGCAGTGGATGCCGACAGTGGCGAAATCATTGCTCATAGGCTGACAGACCAGAACACGGATGATCCTTCCCAGGTGGCGCCATTGCTCGATCAGGTCGACGGCGAGATCGACCAGTTCACAGCCGACGGGGCCTATGACGGCAAACCAACCTATCAGGCGATCCTGCAGCATAGCTGCACCGCGACCATCGTCATTCCACCTCGTGTCACGGCAGTGGCATGCTGTGATACCGGACCGCCTGGTCAGCGGGAGAAGCACATTGCCGCGATCGCAAGCGACGGTCGGCTGAAATGGCAGGCTGTTACCGGCTATGGTAAACGGGCTCTGATCGAAACCGCCATCGGGCGGTACAAGGCACAGATCGGACGACGCTTGCGGGCTCGCTCTTTCGCCGCTCAGCAGACCGAAGCGGCCATCGGTTGCATCGCTCTCAACCGCATGCTGGCGGGTGGACGCCCGGAGTCTCTCCGGCATCAAGTCAGGCAGGCATAA
- a CDS encoding FixH family protein → MKASRGFTGWHMLLATSAFFAVVIAVNVTMAVYASSGWSGLVVENTYVASQKFNGKAAAMKAMAASGIEGAISLKGSEIRYDIHEHGGAPAIIDDVTLNFKRPVGDHEDFSLALRKTGEGRFEADHEVADGDWIVEAISRRNGVVVMHEAKRFDTAEFGQ, encoded by the coding sequence ATGAAGGCCTCCAGAGGTTTTACCGGCTGGCACATGCTGCTTGCGACCTCGGCATTCTTCGCCGTGGTGATCGCCGTCAACGTCACCATGGCCGTCTACGCCTCGTCCGGCTGGAGCGGCCTGGTCGTGGAAAATACCTATGTGGCCAGCCAGAAATTCAACGGCAAGGCGGCAGCGATGAAGGCGATGGCCGCCTCCGGCATCGAAGGCGCTATCTCCCTCAAGGGCAGCGAGATTCGCTACGACATCCACGAACACGGGGGTGCGCCTGCGATCATCGACGATGTCACGCTGAACTTCAAACGGCCCGTCGGCGATCACGAGGATTTCAGCCTGGCGCTCCGCAAGACGGGCGAGGGGAGGTTCGAAGCCGATCATGAAGTCGCGGATGGCGACTGGATCGTCGAAGCCATATCGAGACGGAACGGCGTGGTCGTCATGCACGAGGCCAAGCGCTTCGATACCGCGGAGTTCGGCCAATGA
- the ccoG gene encoding cytochrome c oxidase accessory protein CcoG — MNLYTAPDPNDIERVSVEPVNARRNRQPLYAPRKKIFPKRAEGRFRRFKWIVMLITLGIYYLAPWIRWDRGPYAPDQAILVDLSSRRFFFFFIEIWPQEFYYVAGLLVMAGFGLFLVVERAIEGDRNARMKLDAGPFTFDKIRKRVTKHAIWLLIGVATGGAWIFYFADAPSLAASLFTGSAPAAAYATIAILTATTYVLGGLMREQVCTYMCPWPRIQGAMLDENSLVVTYNDWRGEQRSRHAKKAQAQGLPVGDCVDCNACVAVCPMGIDIRDGQQMECITCALCIDACDGVMDKLGKPRGLIAYATLSEYSSNMSLATNGGQTAIRPFNVRNDDGSFIPAVRHSNWRIIFRPRIVFYAVVWASIGIAMVAHLAFRERLELNVVHDRNPQYVLESDGSIRNGYTLRILNMVPKPRDVTITLVGLEGGTMRIPEFGRQDGRSFTVHAEPDAATTLKVFVTRKPDGAAINEFLFVIEDTDLADRATYRAAFNAPGDVK, encoded by the coding sequence ATGAATCTCTATACCGCCCCCGACCCAAATGACATTGAGCGCGTCAGCGTCGAGCCGGTCAATGCCCGGCGCAACCGCCAGCCTCTCTATGCACCGCGCAAGAAGATTTTTCCGAAGCGCGCCGAGGGGCGGTTCCGCCGGTTCAAATGGATCGTGATGCTGATCACGCTCGGCATCTACTACCTCGCGCCGTGGATCCGTTGGGATCGCGGCCCCTACGCGCCCGACCAGGCAATCCTCGTCGACCTCTCCTCCCGGCGTTTTTTCTTTTTCTTCATCGAGATCTGGCCGCAGGAATTTTATTATGTTGCGGGCCTGCTGGTCATGGCGGGGTTCGGCCTTTTTCTCGTCGTCGAACGCGCCATCGAAGGCGACCGCAATGCGCGGATGAAACTCGACGCCGGTCCCTTCACCTTCGACAAGATTAGGAAGCGGGTGACCAAGCATGCGATCTGGCTGCTGATCGGCGTTGCCACCGGCGGAGCGTGGATCTTCTATTTTGCCGACGCGCCGAGCCTGGCAGCGTCGCTGTTTACCGGCAGCGCTCCCGCCGCCGCCTATGCCACGATCGCCATCCTGACCGCCACGACCTATGTGCTCGGCGGCCTGATGCGCGAGCAGGTGTGCACCTATATGTGTCCATGGCCGCGCATCCAGGGCGCCATGCTCGACGAAAATTCGCTGGTGGTCACTTACAATGACTGGCGGGGCGAGCAGCGGTCGCGCCACGCAAAGAAGGCCCAGGCCCAGGGCCTGCCGGTCGGCGATTGTGTCGATTGCAATGCCTGCGTCGCGGTCTGCCCGATGGGGATCGACATTCGCGACGGCCAGCAGATGGAGTGCATCACCTGCGCGCTCTGCATCGACGCCTGTGACGGCGTCATGGACAAGCTCGGAAAACCGCGCGGCCTTATCGCCTATGCGACGCTCAGCGAATATTCGAGCAACATGTCGCTTGCGACGAACGGAGGGCAAACAGCCATCCGCCCCTTCAATGTGCGCAACGACGACGGCAGCTTCATTCCGGCGGTCCGGCATTCCAACTGGCGCATCATCTTCCGTCCGAGGATCGTCTTCTATGCCGTCGTCTGGGCATCGATCGGCATCGCCATGGTCGCCCATCTGGCCTTCCGCGAACGGCTCGAGCTCAACGTCGTCCACGACCGCAACCCTCAATATGTTCTGGAAAGCGACGGTTCCATCCGCAACGGCTACACGCTTCGCATCCTCAACATGGTGCCGAAGCCGCGGGACGTCACCATCACCCTGGTCGGGCTGGAGGGAGGCACGATGCGCATTCCCGAGTTCGGCCGGCAGGATGGCCGCAGCTTTACCGTCCATGCCGAACCCGACGCGGCCACGACGCTCAAGGTCTTCGTCACACGCAAGCCCGACGGAGCCGCCATCAATGAATTCCTTTTCGTCATCGAGGATACCGACCTCGCCGACCGCGCGACCTATCGCGCGGCGTTCAATGCACCGGGAGACGTGAAATGA
- the ccoP gene encoding cytochrome-c oxidase, cbb3-type subunit III, translated as MSENHIDELSGVETTGHEWDGIRELNNPMPRWWVWTFYVTILWAIGYAIAYPAIPMITSATKGYFGYSTRAELQQDLDLAKASQTKFQDLIAAKTVQEIDADPALREFAIAGGASAFKVNCATCHGSGASGGPGFPNLNDDDWLWGGDLDAIQTTIAHGIRFDGDTETHASEMPPFTDVLQPIQMKQVAAYVWGLTNTPSDPALAEAGKQVFLDNCAACHGEDAKGKAEMGAPDLADAIWLKARGEDAIVRQVASPKHGVMPAWAGRLGDTTVKELTIFVHSLGGGT; from the coding sequence ATGTCGGAAAACCATATCGATGAATTGAGCGGCGTCGAAACGACAGGACATGAATGGGACGGCATCCGCGAACTCAACAATCCGATGCCGCGCTGGTGGGTCTGGACGTTCTACGTCACGATCCTGTGGGCGATCGGCTATGCCATCGCCTATCCGGCCATCCCGATGATCACATCCGCCACGAAAGGCTACTTCGGCTACTCGACGCGCGCCGAGCTGCAGCAGGACCTCGATCTCGCCAAGGCATCCCAGACGAAGTTCCAAGATCTGATCGCTGCCAAAACCGTGCAGGAAATCGACGCGGATCCGGCTTTGCGTGAATTCGCCATTGCCGGCGGCGCGTCCGCATTCAAGGTCAACTGCGCGACCTGTCACGGCTCGGGCGCGAGTGGCGGCCCAGGGTTCCCGAATCTCAACGACGATGACTGGCTGTGGGGCGGGGACCTCGATGCCATTCAGACCACGATCGCTCACGGGATTCGTTTTGACGGCGATACGGAGACCCATGCTTCCGAGATGCCGCCCTTTACCGACGTGCTGCAACCCATCCAGATGAAGCAGGTCGCCGCCTATGTCTGGGGCCTGACCAATACGCCCTCGGACCCCGCTCTCGCAGAGGCGGGAAAGCAGGTCTTCCTCGACAATTGCGCCGCGTGTCACGGCGAGGACGCCAAGGGCAAAGCCGAAATGGGCGCGCCGGATCTCGCCGATGCGATCTGGCTCAAGGCGCGCGGCGAAGACGCCATCGTTCGCCAGGTCGCCTCTCCCAAGCATGGCGTCATGCCGGCTTGGGCGGGTCGTCTCGGCGATACGACAGTCAAGGAGCTGACCATCTTCGTCCATTCGTTGGGCGGCGGCACGTAA
- a CDS encoding cbb3-type cytochrome c oxidase subunit 3: METYTAMRHFADSWGLLVMAAFFVGAVMFTLRPGSKQTAKEAADIPLKDD; the protein is encoded by the coding sequence ATGGAAACCTATACTGCAATGAGACACTTCGCCGACAGCTGGGGCCTCCTGGTGATGGCGGCATTCTTCGTCGGCGCGGTCATGTTCACCCTTCGCCCAGGCAGCAAGCAGACGGCGAAAGAAGCCGCCGATATTCCCTTGAAGGACGATTGA